A single Streptomyces mirabilis DNA region contains:
- a CDS encoding GTP-binding protein yields MDFASSDGGRTTTSAKIVVAGGFGVGKTTFVGAVSEINPLRTEAVMTSASAGIDDLTHTGDKTTTTVAMDFGRITLDQDLILYLFGTPGQDRFWFMWDDLVRGAIGAVVLVDTRRLADCFPAVDYFENSGLPFVIALNGFDGHQPYNPEEVREALQIGPDAPIITTDARHRADAKSALITLVEHALMARLR; encoded by the coding sequence GTGGACTTCGCAAGCTCTGACGGAGGTCGTACGACCACCTCCGCGAAGATCGTGGTGGCGGGCGGCTTCGGCGTGGGCAAGACCACGTTCGTCGGCGCCGTCTCGGAGATCAACCCGCTGCGCACCGAGGCCGTCATGACGTCCGCGTCCGCCGGCATCGACGACCTCACGCACACCGGAGACAAGACGACGACCACCGTCGCCATGGACTTCGGCCGCATCACCCTGGACCAGGACCTGATCCTGTACCTCTTCGGCACCCCCGGTCAGGACCGCTTCTGGTTCATGTGGGACGACCTGGTCCGCGGCGCCATCGGCGCCGTCGTCCTGGTCGACACCCGCCGTCTGGCCGACTGCTTCCCCGCGGTCGACTACTTCGAGAACAGCGGCCTGCCGTTCGTCATCGCCCTCAACGGCTTCGACGGACACCAGCCCTACAACCCCGAAGAGGTGCGCGAGGCGCTCCAGATCGGACCGGACGCCCCGATCATCACGACGGACGCCCGGCACCGTGCGGATGCGAAGAGCGCGCTGATCACGCTGGTCGAGCACGCGCTCATGGCACGTCTGCGGTAG
- a CDS encoding nitrate- and nitrite sensing domain-containing protein, producing MRRSKNGPEPSARGNFTPPPRGAAPAQVPVPEPTPAPAPSGGRLSPRNWRVPTRLNAILLIPVIVGLIMGGFQVKNSIDTWQEARDAEKVAKIVAASSDYAEALLNERDVSAEPLLKGDRNNATVKTVRATTDQMADAFHKEVVGMPAKQGLERRLGLVIKAEPQLDQIRKAAFTKSMDPVKTEEGYVTVEHLLMEFSNELGLGTGNITSYGRSVYAIALAKGAESLQRSIGTHLLVKPSTDTKNHAQQVTSFTSYAYLENIALQEYVSGGTEADYARLTTVMEQKTAEGKSQLAAAKSKTEAAGGTFVTPPAMDKMIQAIASGATPTQLAAQGITPETWMAAATLKFQGYSQVEKELIDRAVNDAGSIASDAQRRAYINGAIVVIALLAAFILAGLMARQMSRAMRQLRNAAFGVAEQRLPMLVDQLSRTDPGRVDTRVQPIPITTTDEIGEVARAFDQVHREAVRLAAEQALLRGNINAIFTNLSRRNQSLIEGQLTLITDLENNEADPDQLENLFRLDHLATRMRRNGENLLVLAGEEPGRRWDQPVPLVDVLRAASSEVEQYERIELSGVPEAEIHGRAVTDLVHLLAELLENATTFSSPQTKVRVTATRLPDGRIMVEIHDKGIGLTAEDFADINHKLANPPTVDAAISQRMGLFVVGRLSDRHGIRVQLRPSGEQAGTTSLVMLPDAITHGGGGGEQQLQRDEFTVSQIIPEPQSFQPEQAFQSQAQPMRTAAELGFDDSRYTEVPDDIRELDPVGRSLMREERRAALEAQAQGQPEAIEPPRYQEDFEAPQPAYDNGQPGYDNGQGAYEEQQASYDQQTAYEEPQQGTYDETYFPSNGGYPEPAYAEPVQEEHTGARSSASDTFPTFDEPSYQDDWPQQDSYRNGYPSEYAPEAESSQAADVSEQDRVGFSRPGPTSSAPHELTDAGLPRRGSTASGTNGQRPVDHGTQGVQAPPAATASNGDGDWRTSNDNRWQRAEQLKKPKAGGVTSSGLPRRVPKANLVEGTAETTPQGGPQVSRAPEDIRGRLSNLRRGVQQGRNAGSDTNGQGFGPDSTYNQER from the coding sequence GTGAGGCGAAGCAAGAACGGTCCCGAGCCGTCGGCACGGGGCAACTTCACCCCGCCGCCGCGCGGCGCGGCGCCCGCACAGGTGCCCGTCCCGGAGCCCACGCCGGCGCCCGCGCCGAGCGGCGGTCGTCTGTCCCCCCGTAACTGGCGCGTACCCACCAGGCTGAACGCGATCCTGCTCATACCCGTGATCGTCGGCCTCATCATGGGCGGCTTCCAGGTGAAGAACTCGATCGACACCTGGCAGGAGGCGCGCGACGCCGAGAAGGTCGCCAAGATCGTGGCGGCCTCCAGCGACTACGCCGAGGCTCTGCTCAACGAGCGCGACGTGTCCGCCGAGCCACTGCTCAAGGGTGACCGGAACAACGCCACGGTCAAGACGGTCCGCGCGACCACCGACCAGATGGCCGACGCCTTCCACAAGGAAGTCGTCGGCATGCCGGCCAAGCAGGGCCTTGAGCGTCGGCTGGGCCTGGTGATCAAGGCCGAGCCCCAGCTGGACCAGATCCGCAAGGCCGCCTTCACCAAGTCCATGGACCCGGTGAAGACCGAAGAGGGCTACGTCACCGTCGAGCACCTGCTGATGGAGTTCTCGAACGAACTCGGCCTCGGCACGGGCAACATCACGAGCTACGGCCGTTCGGTGTACGCCATCGCGCTCGCCAAGGGCGCCGAGTCGCTGCAGCGCTCGATCGGCACCCACCTGCTGGTCAAGCCCAGCACCGACACGAAGAACCACGCGCAGCAGGTCACCTCCTTCACCTCGTACGCGTACCTGGAGAACATCGCTCTTCAGGAGTACGTCTCCGGTGGTACCGAGGCGGACTACGCCCGGCTCACCACGGTCATGGAGCAGAAGACCGCCGAGGGCAAGAGCCAGCTGGCCGCGGCCAAGAGCAAGACCGAGGCCGCGGGCGGGACCTTCGTGACGCCGCCCGCCATGGACAAGATGATCCAGGCGATCGCCAGCGGCGCCACGCCCACCCAGCTCGCCGCTCAGGGCATCACTCCCGAGACCTGGATGGCTGCCGCCACCCTCAAGTTCCAGGGCTACAGCCAGGTCGAGAAGGAACTCATCGACCGGGCCGTCAACGACGCCGGAAGCATCGCCTCCGACGCCCAGCGCCGGGCCTACATCAACGGCGCGATCGTTGTGATCGCCCTGCTCGCCGCCTTCATCCTGGCCGGCCTCATGGCCCGCCAGATGAGCCGCGCGATGCGCCAGCTGCGCAACGCGGCCTTCGGGGTCGCCGAGCAGCGTCTGCCGATGCTGGTCGACCAGCTCTCGCGCACCGACCCGGGCCGCGTCGACACCCGCGTCCAACCGATCCCGATCACCACCACGGACGAGATCGGCGAAGTCGCCCGCGCCTTCGACCAGGTCCACCGCGAGGCCGTCCGGCTCGCCGCCGAGCAGGCCCTCCTGCGAGGCAACATCAACGCGATCTTCACCAACCTGTCGCGCCGCAACCAGTCCCTGATCGAGGGCCAGCTGACCCTGATCACCGACCTGGAGAACAACGAGGCCGACCCGGACCAGCTGGAGAACCTCTTCCGCCTGGACCACCTCGCGACCCGTATGCGCCGCAACGGCGAGAACCTCCTCGTCCTCGCGGGCGAGGAGCCCGGCCGCCGCTGGGACCAGCCTGTGCCCCTCGTGGACGTGCTGCGCGCCGCCTCCTCCGAGGTGGAGCAGTACGAGCGCATCGAGCTCTCCGGCGTCCCGGAGGCCGAGATCCACGGCCGCGCCGTGACCGACCTCGTGCACCTGCTCGCCGAGCTCCTGGAGAACGCCACCACGTTCTCCTCCCCGCAGACCAAGGTCCGCGTCACCGCGACCCGGCTGCCCGACGGCCGCATCATGGTCGAGATCCACGACAAGGGCATCGGCCTCACCGCCGAGGACTTCGCGGACATCAACCACAAGCTGGCCAACCCGCCGACCGTGGACGCCGCGATCTCGCAGCGCATGGGCCTGTTCGTGGTCGGCCGACTGTCCGACCGGCACGGCATCCGCGTCCAGCTGCGCCCCTCCGGCGAGCAGGCCGGTACGACCTCGCTCGTCATGCTCCCCGACGCGATCACCCACGGTGGTGGCGGCGGCGAACAGCAGCTCCAGCGCGACGAGTTCACCGTCTCGCAGATCATCCCGGAGCCGCAGAGTTTCCAGCCGGAGCAGGCCTTCCAGTCCCAGGCCCAGCCGATGCGCACCGCCGCCGAACTCGGATTCGACGACAGCCGCTACACGGAGGTCCCCGACGACATCCGGGAGCTGGACCCCGTCGGGCGCTCGCTGATGCGTGAGGAGCGCCGTGCGGCCCTGGAGGCCCAGGCACAGGGCCAGCCGGAGGCCATCGAGCCGCCGAGGTACCAGGAGGACTTCGAGGCCCCCCAGCCCGCGTACGACAACGGGCAGCCCGGGTACGACAACGGCCAGGGTGCCTACGAGGAGCAGCAGGCCTCGTACGACCAGCAGACGGCGTACGAGGAGCCGCAGCAGGGGACGTACGACGAGACGTACTTCCCGTCGAACGGCGGCTACCCGGAACCCGCGTATGCGGAGCCGGTCCAGGAGGAGCACACGGGAGCCCGGAGTTCCGCTTCGGACACCTTCCCGACCTTCGACGAGCCGTCCTACCAGGACGACTGGCCGCAGCAGGACTCGTACCGGAACGGCTACCCGTCCGAGTACGCTCCCGAAGCGGAATCTTCGCAGGCCGCTGACGTGAGTGAGCAGGACCGCGTAGGCTTCAGCCGTCCGGGACCGACCTCCTCCGCCCCCCACGAGCTGACCGACGCAGGACTGCCGCGCCGCGGATCCACCGCGAGCGGCACCAACGGCCAGCGGCCCGTGGACCATGGCACCCAGGGGGTTCAGGCACCGCCCGCGGCCACCGCGAGCAATGGCGACGGCGACTGGCGTACGTCCAACGACAACCGCTGGCAGCGCGCCGAGCAGCTCAAGAAGCCCAAGGCGGGCGGGGTCACCTCGTCCGGTCTCCCCCGGCGGGTGCCCAAGGCCAATCTGGTCGAGGGAACCGCGGAAACGACCCCACAGGGCGGCCCCCAGGTCTCCCGCGCTCCCGAGGACATCCGGGGCAGGCTGAGCAACCTGCGCCGCGGCGTCCAGCAGGGACGCAATGCAGGTAGTGACACGAACGGCCAGGGCTTCGGTCCTGACAGCACCTACAACCAGGAGCGTTAG
- a CDS encoding roadblock/LC7 domain-containing protein yields the protein MSQAAQNLNWLITNFVDNTPGVSHTVVVSADGLLLAMSEGFPRDRADQLAAVASGLTSLTAGASRIFEGGSVNQTVVEMERGFLFLMSISDGSSLAVLAHPEADIGLIGYEMALLVDRAGTVLTPDLRAELQGSLLN from the coding sequence ATGAGCCAGGCGGCGCAGAACCTCAACTGGTTGATCACCAACTTCGTGGACAACACCCCCGGGGTGTCCCACACGGTGGTGGTCTCCGCCGACGGACTCCTTCTGGCGATGTCCGAAGGCTTTCCCCGTGACCGCGCCGACCAGCTCGCGGCCGTCGCGTCCGGGCTGACCTCGTTGACCGCGGGCGCGTCCCGCATCTTCGAGGGCGGCAGCGTGAACCAGACAGTTGTGGAGATGGAGCGAGGATTCCTCTTCCTCATGTCCATTTCCGATGGTTCCTCGCTCGCGGTCCTTGCACATCCCGAAGCGGACATCGGTCTCATCGGGTACGAGATGGCCCTTCTGGTGGACCGTGCGGGTACGGTTCTGACCCCGGATCTTCGAGCGGAGCTCCAAGGGAGCCTTCTCAACTAA
- a CDS encoding DUF742 domain-containing protein — MATPPGGSSSGNWSYGPGQGQGQGDGSQNPNRFNFPSAPSHRRQQPYAPQGPGPSPYDQPPAPRIQPVQPQRRTPEAAPAGSSNNPLVRPYAMTGGRTRPRYQLAIEALVHTTAQPHQMQGQLPEHQRICNLCREIKSVAEISALLTIPLGVARILVADLAEAGLVAIHQPGGDENAGGQPDVTLLERVLSGLRKL; from the coding sequence GTGGCAACACCCCCAGGCGGTTCGTCTTCGGGCAACTGGTCGTACGGCCCCGGCCAGGGGCAGGGCCAGGGCGACGGTTCTCAGAACCCGAACCGATTCAACTTCCCCTCCGCACCGAGCCACCGGCGCCAGCAGCCGTACGCACCGCAGGGCCCCGGCCCCTCGCCGTACGACCAGCCGCCGGCGCCGCGCATCCAGCCTGTGCAACCGCAGCGACGCACTCCCGAGGCGGCGCCCGCGGGATCGTCGAACAACCCTCTGGTGCGCCCGTACGCGATGACGGGCGGCCGCACCAGGCCCCGCTACCAGCTCGCCATCGAGGCACTGGTGCACACCACCGCACAACCGCACCAGATGCAGGGCCAGTTGCCCGAACATCAGCGGATCTGCAACCTCTGCCGGGAGATCAAGTCGGTGGCCGAAATCTCGGCGCTGCTGACGATCCCTCTCGGCGTGGCCAGGATTCTCGTCGCCGACTTGGCGGAGGCGGGCCTGGTCGCCATCCATCAGCCCGGCGGCGACGAGAACGCCGGCGGCCAGCCAGACGTGACTTTGCTCGAAAGGGTGCTCAGTGGACTTCGCAAGCTCTAG
- a CDS encoding GTP-binding protein, with product MDFASSSGGPSRSTTSAKIVVAGGFGVGKTTFVGAVSEINPLRTEAVMTSASAGIDDLTHTGDKTTTTVAMDFGRITLDQDLILYLFGTPGQDRFWFMWDDLVRGAIGAIVLVDTRRLADCFPAVDYFENSGLPFVIALNGFDGNQPYNPDEVREALQIGPDTPIITTDARHRADAKSALITLVEHALMARLR from the coding sequence GTGGACTTCGCAAGCTCTAGCGGAGGGCCTTCCCGCTCCACCACGTCCGCGAAGATCGTGGTGGCGGGCGGCTTCGGCGTGGGCAAGACCACGTTCGTCGGGGCCGTCTCGGAGATCAACCCGCTGCGTACCGAGGCCGTCATGACGTCCGCGTCCGCGGGCATCGACGACCTCACGCACACCGGAGACAAGACGACGACCACCGTCGCCATGGACTTCGGCCGCATCACCCTGGACCAGGACCTGATCCTGTACCTGTTCGGCACCCCCGGTCAGGACCGCTTCTGGTTCATGTGGGACGACCTGGTCCGCGGCGCCATCGGCGCGATCGTCCTGGTCGACACCCGCCGTCTCGCCGACTGCTTCCCCGCGGTCGACTACTTCGAGAACAGCGGCCTGCCGTTCGTCATCGCCCTCAACGGCTTCGACGGCAATCAGCCTTACAACCCGGACGAGGTGCGTGAAGCCCTTCAGATCGGCCCCGACACGCCGATCATCACGACGGACGCCCGGCACCGCGCCGACGCGAAGTCGGCGCTGATCACGCTGGTCGAGCACGCTCTGATGGCACGTCTGCGGTAG
- a CDS encoding acyl-CoA carboxylase subunit epsilon, whose amino-acid sequence MDTPDIRVEKGHAEPEEVAAITAILLARAAAQPDITPTHRGRAKAGWRRLEREPGFRAPHSWHG is encoded by the coding sequence ATGGACACCCCTGACATCCGCGTCGAGAAGGGCCACGCCGAGCCCGAGGAAGTCGCCGCCATCACGGCCATCCTCCTGGCCCGCGCCGCCGCCCAGCCGGACATCACCCCGACCCACCGTGGCCGTGCGAAAGCCGGCTGGCGCCGTCTGGAGCGCGAGCCCGGCTTCCGCGCCCCGCACAGCTGGCACGGCTAG
- a CDS encoding acyl-CoA carboxylase subunit beta: MTVLDEAAPSGEPTDARGRVAELHAIRAAALRGPSEKATEAQHAKGKLTARERIELLLDPGSFQEVEQLRRHRATGFGLEAKKPYTDGVITGWGTVEGRTVFVYAHDFRIFGGALGEAHATKIHKIMDMAIAAGAPLVSLNDGAGARIQEGVSALAGYGGIFQRNTKASGVIPQISVMLGPCAGGAAYSPALTDFVFMVRETSQMFITGPDVVKAVTGEEITQNGLGGADVHAETSGVCHFAYDDEETCIAEVRYLLSMLPQNNRENPPHVASQDPADRRSDVLLDLVPADGNRPYDMTKVIEELVDDGDYLEVHERWARNIICALARLDGQVVGIVANQPQSLAGVLDIEASEKAARFVQMCDAFNIPIVTLLDVPGFLPGVDQEHGGIIRHGAKLLYAYCNATVPRISLILRKAYGGAYIVMDSQSIGADLTYAWPTNEIAVMGAEGAANVIFRRQIAEAADPEAMRVRMVKEYKAELMHPYYAAERGLVDDVIDPAETREVLIRSLAMLQSKHADLPSRKHGNPPQ, from the coding sequence ATGACCGTTTTGGATGAGGCCGCACCCTCAGGCGAACCCACGGACGCACGCGGGCGCGTGGCCGAACTGCACGCGATTCGTGCGGCGGCGCTGCGAGGACCCAGCGAGAAGGCGACCGAGGCGCAGCACGCCAAGGGCAAGCTGACCGCCCGGGAGCGCATCGAGCTGCTTCTCGACCCCGGGTCCTTCCAGGAGGTCGAGCAGCTGCGCCGGCACCGGGCGACCGGGTTCGGCCTGGAGGCCAAGAAGCCGTACACCGACGGTGTCATCACCGGCTGGGGCACGGTGGAGGGCCGCACGGTCTTCGTCTACGCGCACGACTTCCGCATCTTCGGCGGCGCGCTGGGCGAGGCCCACGCCACGAAGATCCACAAGATCATGGACATGGCCATCGCGGCCGGCGCGCCGCTGGTCTCCCTCAACGACGGCGCGGGCGCCCGCATCCAGGAGGGCGTGAGCGCGCTCGCCGGGTACGGCGGCATCTTCCAGCGCAACACCAAGGCCTCCGGCGTCATCCCGCAGATCAGCGTGATGCTCGGCCCGTGCGCGGGCGGCGCCGCCTACAGCCCCGCCCTGACGGACTTCGTCTTCATGGTCCGCGAGACCTCGCAGATGTTCATCACCGGCCCCGACGTCGTCAAGGCGGTCACCGGCGAGGAGATCACCCAGAACGGGCTCGGCGGCGCCGACGTCCACGCGGAGACCTCCGGCGTCTGTCACTTCGCGTACGACGACGAGGAGACCTGCATCGCGGAGGTCCGCTACCTCCTGTCGATGCTCCCGCAGAACAACCGCGAGAACCCGCCGCACGTGGCTTCGCAGGACCCCGCGGACCGCCGTTCGGACGTCCTCCTGGACCTGGTCCCGGCGGACGGCAACCGGCCCTACGACATGACGAAGGTCATCGAGGAACTCGTCGACGACGGCGACTACCTGGAGGTCCACGAGCGCTGGGCCCGCAACATCATCTGCGCGCTGGCCCGTCTGGACGGCCAGGTGGTGGGCATCGTCGCCAACCAGCCGCAGTCCCTCGCGGGCGTGCTGGACATCGAGGCCTCCGAAAAAGCTGCGCGCTTTGTCCAGATGTGTGACGCTTTTAATATTCCGATCGTCACCCTCCTGGACGTTCCCGGATTCCTGCCCGGGGTTGACCAGGAGCACGGCGGGATCATCAGGCACGGCGCCAAGCTGCTGTACGCGTACTGCAACGCGACGGTGCCGCGGATCTCGCTCATCCTGCGCAAGGCGTACGGAGGTGCCTACATCGTCATGGACAGCCAGTCCATCGGGGCCGACCTCACCTACGCCTGGCCCACCAACGAGATCGCCGTGATGGGTGCGGAAGGTGCGGCCAACGTCATCTTCCGCCGGCAGATCGCCGAGGCCGCCGACCCCGAGGCCATGCGCGTACGCATGGTCAAGGAGTACAAGGCCGAACTCATGCACCCCTACTACGCGGCAGAGCGGGGCCTGGTCGACGACGTCATCGACCCGGCGGAGACCCGCGAGGTGCTGATCCGCTCCCTGGCCATGCTGCAGTCCAAGCACGCGGACCTGCCCTCCCGCAAGCACGGCAACCCCCCGCAGTAA
- a CDS encoding YceI family protein, translating into MGIFGRKTTETPAAATTTPAAVSPELAALTGDYTIDPSHSEIGFVARHAMVTNVKGYFKDFDGTLHLDGTDPSKSTATIDVKMESIETGSADRDGHLKSSDFFKIDEFPTMTFRSTKAEALGGDDYRITGDLSILGVTKPLSIDLEFNGSAKDPFGNERVGFEGKAEILRSEWGLTWNAALETGGVLVSDKIKLTFDISAIKKA; encoded by the coding sequence ATGGGCATCTTCGGCCGCAAGACCACCGAGACCCCCGCCGCCGCGACCACGACCCCCGCCGCTGTGAGCCCCGAACTCGCGGCGCTCACCGGCGACTACACGATCGACCCGTCCCACTCGGAGATCGGTTTCGTCGCCCGTCACGCGATGGTGACGAACGTCAAGGGCTACTTCAAGGACTTCGACGGCACCCTGCACCTGGACGGCACGGACCCGTCCAAGTCCACCGCCACGATCGACGTCAAGATGGAGAGCATCGAGACGGGCTCCGCGGACCGTGACGGCCACCTGAAGAGCTCCGACTTCTTCAAGATCGACGAGTTCCCGACGATGACCTTCCGCTCCACCAAGGCGGAGGCCCTGGGCGGCGACGACTACCGGATCACCGGCGACCTGTCGATCCTCGGCGTTACCAAGCCGCTCTCCATCGACCTGGAGTTCAACGGCTCCGCGAAGGACCCCTTCGGCAACGAGCGCGTCGGCTTCGAGGGCAAGGCGGAGATCCTGCGCTCCGAGTGGGGCCTCACCTGGAACGCGGCCCTGGAGACCGGTGGCGTCCTCGTCTCCGACAAGATCAAGCTCACCTTCGACATCTCGGCGATCAAGAAGGCCTGA
- a CDS encoding response regulator: protein MTTVLIVDDQPLQRLGFRMLLESTPDTEVVGEAAHGADAVRRAAELRPDVILMDVRMPGMDGIEATRRVVASGDRSRVLILTTFDLDEYAHAALRAGASGFLLKDAHPEELLAGIRAVAAGDAVIAPALTRRLLDTYAKHLPRDSPGQADQPGGSGPRTADDPRVRALTEREYEIFVAIGQGWSNSEIAERLVVAESTVKTHVGRVLAKVGARDRVQAVILAYDLGLAHPNPPD from the coding sequence GTGACCACCGTGCTCATCGTGGACGATCAGCCACTGCAACGTCTCGGCTTCCGGATGCTCCTGGAGAGCACCCCCGACACCGAGGTCGTCGGCGAGGCGGCCCACGGCGCCGACGCCGTGCGCAGGGCCGCCGAACTGCGCCCGGACGTGATCCTCATGGACGTACGGATGCCCGGCATGGACGGCATCGAGGCCACCCGTCGGGTGGTCGCCTCCGGTGACCGCTCCCGCGTCCTCATCCTGACCACGTTCGACCTGGACGAATACGCCCACGCGGCGCTGCGCGCGGGAGCCAGCGGATTCCTCCTCAAGGACGCCCACCCCGAGGAACTGCTGGCGGGCATCCGCGCGGTCGCGGCGGGCGACGCGGTGATCGCCCCCGCACTGACCCGCCGCCTCCTCGATACCTACGCCAAGCACCTGCCCCGGGATTCGCCGGGCCAGGCGGATCAGCCGGGTGGGTCGGGTCCAAGGACGGCGGACGACCCCCGGGTGCGCGCTCTCACCGAGCGGGAGTACGAGATCTTCGTCGCCATCGGCCAGGGCTGGAGCAACAGCGAGATCGCCGAGCGTCTGGTCGTCGCGGAATCCACCGTGAAGACCCATGTCGGCCGGGTCCTGGCGAAAGTGGGAGCCCGCGACCGCGTCCAGGCGGTCATCCTCGCCTACGACCTCGGCCTGGCCCACCCGAACCCACCCGATTAA
- a CDS encoding sensor histidine kinase, translating into MSIDDTAHPGAPSDLPLAEAELPWNHPLARGLSQLGRRLKQGDRNHPWVLDTSVIVVVALMFCVPDLVHDGDGRRHAFDTQVTHLPWPVTVALQAGLVLPLLWRRRRPSLAFVVIAAVLFLQVALGVWLRADVALLIALYSLVLHGQLRRLPVACAVTAAALGLVALRLPSAVSVLDALFFLFSTITAAVALGLAVRIRRAQLAVLRDRATRLEIERDQRSKLAAAAERTRVAREMHDIVGHNLSVIITLADGGAYATDIAPERGKQALLLIGDTGRQALGELRRMLGVLREQTQTPAAPQLSPQPGIGDIDALCARIRAAGPQVVYRTGGELDTLDRGVQLTVYRIVQEALTNALKHAGHDTRVELAVGVKDTRLHIDVHDTGRGDGTVRPGPPQEEGHGLAGMRERAALYSGTVTAGPAPGGGWTVRANLDLTPLAETETDATPPAATGGAV; encoded by the coding sequence ATGAGCATCGACGACACCGCCCACCCAGGGGCACCCTCCGACCTGCCCCTCGCGGAGGCGGAGCTCCCGTGGAACCACCCCCTGGCCCGTGGGCTGTCCCAGCTCGGCCGACGGCTCAAGCAGGGCGACCGGAACCATCCATGGGTCCTGGACACGAGCGTGATCGTGGTTGTGGCGCTGATGTTCTGCGTGCCGGACCTGGTGCACGACGGCGACGGCCGACGGCACGCCTTCGACACCCAGGTCACCCACCTGCCCTGGCCGGTGACCGTCGCGCTGCAGGCCGGACTGGTCCTGCCGCTGCTGTGGCGGCGCCGAAGGCCGTCACTCGCCTTCGTAGTGATCGCCGCGGTGCTCTTCCTCCAGGTGGCGCTGGGAGTCTGGCTGCGCGCCGATGTCGCCCTGCTGATCGCCCTCTACAGCCTGGTGCTGCACGGACAGCTCCGGCGGCTGCCCGTGGCCTGCGCGGTCACCGCGGCCGCCCTCGGCCTTGTCGCCCTGCGGCTGCCGTCCGCGGTGTCCGTCCTGGACGCGCTGTTCTTCCTGTTCAGCACGATCACCGCGGCGGTCGCGCTGGGTCTGGCCGTACGCATCCGGCGCGCCCAGCTCGCCGTCCTGCGCGACCGCGCGACCCGCCTGGAGATCGAACGCGACCAGCGCAGCAAGCTCGCCGCCGCCGCCGAACGCACCCGGGTGGCCCGCGAGATGCACGACATCGTCGGGCACAACCTCTCCGTCATCATCACGCTCGCCGACGGTGGCGCGTACGCGACCGACATCGCACCGGAACGCGGCAAGCAGGCCCTGCTGCTCATCGGTGACACCGGGCGTCAGGCACTGGGCGAACTGCGCCGCATGCTCGGCGTGCTGCGCGAGCAGACCCAGACCCCCGCCGCGCCCCAGCTCAGTCCCCAGCCGGGCATCGGGGACATCGACGCCCTGTGCGCCCGGATCCGCGCCGCCGGTCCCCAGGTCGTCTACCGCACGGGCGGCGAGCTGGACACCCTGGACCGCGGGGTCCAGCTGACGGTGTACCGCATAGTGCAGGAAGCACTCACCAACGCCCTCAAGCACGCGGGCCACGACACCCGCGTCGAACTCGCGGTCGGCGTCAAGGACACGCGGCTGCACATCGACGTCCACGACACCGGCCGGGGCGACGGTACCGTCCGTCCGGGGCCGCCTCAGGAGGAAGGACACGGACTCGCCGGCATGAGAGAACGCGCAGCCCTCTACAGCGGGACCGTCACCGCAGGACCCGCCCCGGGCGGAGGATGGACGGTGCGGGCCAACCTCGACCTCACTCCCCTGGCCGAGACCGAGACCGATGCCACCCCGCCGGCCGCCACGGGCGGTGCGGTGTGA
- a CDS encoding ABC transporter permease, with protein MSTITVTDSSAPAPARTARPEYKVTGRRVLRSEWAKLWSLRSTWITLGLGLLFLVAFGVIAAAHYKSQINSGERLRPDDATATALSLSVFGTNFAQLALGVLGVLVTAGEYSTGMIRSTLAAVPRRLPVLWSKASVFGLVALVVSTIGVFVAFMITSGIVSGTPAALTISHSGVVRSLLGAGLYLGLVGVIGTALGALLRSVAGGISVLVASLMLIPGLISLLPTSWQDNISPYLPSNAGQSMFALTHDSTTLAPTAGLLVFLGWTVLALAGAAYRLLRTDA; from the coding sequence ATGAGCACCATCACCGTCACCGACAGCTCCGCGCCCGCACCGGCGCGGACGGCACGTCCGGAGTACAAGGTCACCGGCCGACGCGTACTGCGCTCGGAGTGGGCCAAGCTGTGGTCGCTGCGCTCCACGTGGATCACCCTCGGTCTGGGCCTGCTGTTCCTGGTCGCGTTCGGCGTGATCGCCGCCGCGCACTACAAGTCCCAGATCAACTCCGGTGAGCGGCTGCGCCCGGACGACGCCACGGCCACCGCGCTCAGCCTTTCCGTGTTCGGCACGAACTTCGCCCAGCTGGCGCTCGGCGTCCTGGGCGTGCTGGTCACCGCCGGCGAGTACTCCACCGGCATGATCCGCTCCACCCTGGCCGCCGTCCCGCGCCGCCTGCCGGTGCTGTGGTCCAAGGCGTCGGTGTTCGGACTGGTCGCCCTGGTCGTCTCCACCATCGGCGTCTTCGTCGCGTTCATGATCACCAGCGGGATAGTCTCCGGTACCCCCGCGGCCCTCACGATCTCCCACTCCGGTGTCGTGCGCAGCCTGCTGGGCGCGGGCCTCTACCTCGGCCTGGTCGGCGTGATCGGCACCGCCCTGGGTGCCCTGCTGCGCTCGGTCGCCGGCGGCATATCGGTCCTGGTCGCCTCGCTGATGCTGATCCCCGGCCTGATCTCGCTGCTGCCCACCTCGTGGCAGGACAACATCAGCCCGTACCTGCCCAGCAACGCGGGTCAGTCGATGTTCGCGCTCACCCACGACTCGACGACCCTCGCGCCCACGGCCGGGCTCCTGGTCTTCCTCGGCTGGACCGTGCTCGCCCTGGCGGGCGCCGCCTACCGCCTCCTGCGCACTGACGCCTGA